The Erythrobacter sp. JK5 genome includes a region encoding these proteins:
- a CDS encoding dihydrofolate reductase → MNHEIVLIYARAANGAIGHEGTLPWRLPADLRRFKALTMGKPMIMGRKTFESLPGLLPGRRHIVLTRREPWDSTGAEIAHSVEEALTLARRDNDTGQIAVVGGAAVYDVFRPLAQRIEVTEIHADYPGDAFMKPLGADWKAIARDDHPAEAGFPAYSFVTYHRHDEDTAEGAE, encoded by the coding sequence GTGAACCACGAGATTGTCCTGATCTACGCCCGCGCTGCCAATGGCGCGATCGGGCACGAAGGCACCCTGCCGTGGCGATTGCCCGCCGACCTCAGGCGCTTCAAGGCGCTGACCATGGGCAAGCCGATGATCATGGGGCGCAAGACCTTCGAGAGCCTGCCCGGCCTGCTGCCCGGTCGCCGGCACATCGTCCTGACCCGGCGCGAACCGTGGGATTCGACCGGGGCGGAGATCGCGCATTCGGTCGAGGAGGCGCTGACGCTCGCGCGGAGAGACAACGATACCGGCCAGATCGCGGTGGTCGGCGGAGCGGCGGTCTACGACGTGTTCCGCCCGCTCGCCCAGCGCATCGAGGTGACCGAAATCCACGCCGATTATCCCGGCGATGCCTTCATGAAACCGCTCGGTGCCGACTGGAAGGCTATAGCGCGCGATGACCATCCCGCGGAGGCAGGATTCCCGGCCTATTCCTTCGTCACCTACCACCGTCACGACGAGGACACCGCAGAGGGCGCGGAATAA
- the purE gene encoding 5-(carboxyamino)imidazole ribonucleotide mutase, which produces MGGKVAIVMGSQSDWPTMQRAAEVLDELEIEHEARIVSAHRTPDRMSAFAKGAEGDGFDVIIAGAGGAAHLPGMIASMTHLPVLGVPVQSKALSGLDSLLSIVQMPAGIPVGTLAIGEAGAKNAALLAAAILALSDEDLSERLQDWRAAKSAAVGEVPQ; this is translated from the coding sequence ATGGGAGGCAAAGTAGCGATCGTGATGGGGAGCCAGTCCGACTGGCCGACCATGCAACGCGCCGCCGAGGTGCTGGACGAGCTCGAAATCGAGCACGAGGCGCGGATCGTTTCCGCCCACCGAACGCCCGACCGGATGAGCGCCTTCGCCAAGGGCGCTGAAGGCGACGGTTTCGATGTCATCATCGCCGGTGCGGGCGGCGCGGCGCATCTGCCGGGCATGATCGCCAGCATGACGCACCTTCCGGTGCTCGGCGTGCCCGTCCAATCGAAAGCGCTGAGCGGCCTGGATAGCCTGCTCTCGATCGTGCAGATGCCCGCCGGCATCCCGGTCGGCACGCTCGCTATCGGCGAAGCGGGTGCGAAAAACGCGGCGCTGCTGGCAGCGGCGATCCTGGCCTTGAGCGACGAAGACCTGTCCGAACGTTTGCAGGATTGGCGCGCGGCCAAGAGCGCGGCGGTGGGCGAGGTGCCGCAATGA
- the gpmA gene encoding 2,3-diphosphoglycerate-dependent phosphoglycerate mutase, translated as MPKLILVRHGQSQWNLENRFTGWWDVDLTDKGIAEAKDAGVLLKDKGVLPTVAFTSVQTRAIRTLHLALHQAGRLWIPVTKHWRLNERHYGGLTGLNKQEMRDKHGDEQVHIWRRSFDTPPPPIEPGSQYDLSGDPRYAGVDVPKAESLKLTIERVLPYWEEAIVPVLASGETVIISAHGNSLRALVKHLSKISDEDITGLEIPTGQPIIYDFDDNMVPGERYYLKDS; from the coding sequence ATGCCCAAGTTGATCCTGGTCCGCCACGGCCAGAGCCAGTGGAACCTCGAAAACCGCTTCACCGGCTGGTGGGACGTCGACCTGACCGACAAGGGTATCGCGGAAGCGAAAGATGCAGGTGTTCTGCTCAAGGACAAGGGCGTGCTGCCGACCGTCGCTTTCACTTCGGTCCAGACCCGCGCGATCCGCACCCTGCACCTTGCGCTGCACCAGGCCGGGCGGCTGTGGATCCCGGTGACCAAGCACTGGCGGCTCAACGAACGGCATTATGGCGGGCTGACCGGGCTCAACAAGCAGGAAATGCGCGACAAGCATGGCGACGAGCAGGTGCATATCTGGCGCCGCAGCTTCGACACGCCGCCGCCGCCAATCGAGCCGGGCAGCCAATACGACCTGTCGGGCGATCCGCGCTATGCCGGCGTCGACGTGCCCAAGGCCGAAAGCCTCAAGCTCACCATCGAGCGGGTGCTGCCCTATTGGGAAGAGGCAATCGTTCCGGTGCTCGCCAGTGGCGAGACGGTGATCATCTCCGCGCACGGCAATTCCTTGCGCGCGCTGGTCAAGCACCTCTCGAAAATCTCCGATGAGGACATCACCGGGCTGGAGATTCCCACCGGGCAGCCGATCATCTATGACTTTGACGACAACATGGTGCCGGGCGAACGGTACTACCTGAAGGATAGCTGA
- a CDS encoding SDR family NAD(P)-dependent oxidoreductase, producing the protein MDLGLKGKKVIMNGGAHGLGLASLKLFAAEGADVAFFSRKDDKIEAAKSAIDAAGPGKVFAEVFDMASGGDAYKAWLEKAAGELGGCDIFIHTASSSGTGGTGDWQSTLDMDIMGAVHGVEALTPHLAKSSSGSILFMSSTAALETFIAPQAFNALKAALITYGSQLSQALAPQGIRVNCVSPGAIYYPGGNWEVIEGAMPELFQGTLAKMPMGRFGNDQEVANAIVFVASPAVPYMTGANIVVDGGFTQRVQF; encoded by the coding sequence ATGGATCTGGGACTAAAGGGCAAGAAAGTCATCATGAACGGCGGCGCGCACGGGCTGGGCCTCGCCTCGCTCAAGCTGTTCGCTGCCGAAGGCGCCGATGTCGCCTTCTTCAGCCGCAAGGACGACAAGATCGAAGCCGCCAAATCGGCCATCGACGCGGCGGGGCCGGGCAAGGTGTTTGCCGAGGTGTTCGACATGGCTTCGGGCGGCGACGCCTACAAAGCGTGGCTTGAGAAAGCGGCGGGCGAACTGGGCGGCTGCGATATCTTCATCCACACCGCGTCGAGCTCGGGCACCGGGGGCACCGGCGACTGGCAGAGCACGCTCGACATGGACATCATGGGTGCGGTCCACGGGGTCGAGGCGCTCACGCCGCACCTCGCCAAATCGAGCAGCGGCTCGATCCTCTTCATGAGCTCCACGGCAGCCTTGGAAACCTTCATCGCCCCGCAAGCCTTCAACGCGCTCAAGGCCGCGCTCATCACCTACGGTTCGCAGCTGTCGCAGGCGCTCGCGCCGCAGGGGATCCGGGTCAACTGCGTCTCACCCGGCGCAATCTACTATCCGGGCGGCAACTGGGAAGTGATCGAAGGCGCCATGCCCGAATTGTTCCAGGGCACGCTCGCAAAAATGCCGATGGGCCGGTTCGGCAACGATCAGGAGGTCGCCAACGCGATCGTCTTCGTCGCCAGCCCTGCAGTCCCCTACATGACCGGCGCGAATATCGTCGTCGATGGCGGGTTTACGCAGCGCGTCCAGTTCTAA
- a CDS encoding thiamine pyrophosphate-dependent dehydrogenase E1 component subunit alpha produces MSEIDRDKLLDIYTRTMKVNRTDEKFRALLMQGKVAVMYYCVRGQELVSAAAMAALEDDDYVVCTYRGQGEQTAKGIPIEKWWGECLGKATGTCKGKGGTMHITDPETGIMVTTGVVGSGLPIANGLAMASQNSGDGRVTLVSFGDGAANIGGFHEAMNMAQLYKLPVVFLCQNNRYGEHTAYADHTNSKSIASRAEGYGMRGVTVDGNDVNQIYPAVKEAVDRARAGEGPTLVEAMCYRMMGHFFGSDFSYMPKEHLAEMQAEDPLPKLRAVMLERQFSEEELDQIVADIDAEIDAAVQHALDAPLPDTDEIYKDVLEEVN; encoded by the coding sequence ATGTCTGAAATAGATCGCGACAAGCTGCTCGATATCTACACCCGCACAATGAAGGTAAACCGCACCGACGAGAAGTTCCGCGCGCTGCTGATGCAGGGCAAGGTCGCGGTGATGTATTATTGCGTGCGCGGGCAGGAGCTGGTCTCCGCCGCCGCCATGGCTGCGCTCGAGGACGACGATTACGTCGTGTGCACCTATCGCGGTCAGGGCGAGCAGACCGCCAAGGGCATCCCGATCGAGAAATGGTGGGGCGAATGCCTCGGCAAGGCGACCGGCACCTGCAAGGGCAAAGGCGGCACGATGCACATCACCGATCCCGAAACCGGGATCATGGTGACGACCGGCGTGGTCGGGAGCGGCCTGCCGATCGCCAACGGCCTTGCGATGGCGAGCCAGAACAGTGGCGATGGGCGGGTGACGCTGGTCAGCTTCGGCGATGGCGCCGCGAACATTGGTGGCTTTCACGAGGCGATGAACATGGCCCAGCTCTACAAGCTGCCGGTCGTGTTCTTGTGCCAGAACAACCGCTATGGCGAGCATACCGCCTACGCCGATCACACCAACAGCAAAAGCATCGCGTCGCGCGCGGAAGGTTACGGAATGAGGGGCGTTACGGTGGACGGCAACGACGTCAACCAGATCTACCCTGCGGTGAAGGAAGCGGTCGATCGCGCGCGCGCCGGGGAGGGACCGACGCTGGTCGAGGCGATGTGTTACCGCATGATGGGACACTTCTTCGGTTCGGACTTTTCCTACATGCCCAAGGAACACCTCGCGGAAATGCAGGCCGAGGATCCGCTGCCCAAGCTGCGCGCGGTCATGCTCGAACGCCAGTTTTCCGAGGAGGAGCTCGACCAGATCGTTGCCGATATCGACGCGGAGATCGACGCGGCGGTCCAGCACGCGCTCGATGCGCCGCTGCCCGACACCGACGAAATCTATAAAGACGTGCTCGAGGAGGTGAACTGA
- a CDS encoding alpha-ketoacid dehydrogenase subunit beta translates to MAEITMTQALNLAIDEAMAEDDGVFCLGEDVAAKQGGGVFKITSGLTEKYGEHRIRATPISETAIIGAAVGAALAGQRPIAEIMLMNFVGVCMDQIVNHAAKLRFMSGGQTPCPIVIRTTTGVGVGFGGQHSDMLEAWFAHVAGIHTVTPSNAADARGLMRSAIDANDPVIFIENILCYGLTSEDPGPGYRVPLGKAAVAKEGSDLSIITYGRTVLDALEVAGELEKEGISVEVIDLRTIAPYDEETVLKSVRKTGRALTLHEAVRPFGTGAEIAANIQEKCWDDLKGPVRRIGGTFSAVPFASHLEQAWIPTKAEIVEQIKASVGRV, encoded by the coding sequence ATGGCCGAGATCACCATGACGCAGGCGCTGAACCTCGCGATCGACGAGGCGATGGCTGAAGATGACGGCGTGTTCTGCCTCGGTGAGGATGTCGCGGCGAAGCAGGGCGGCGGGGTGTTCAAGATCACTTCGGGCCTGACCGAGAAATATGGCGAACACCGCATCCGCGCGACGCCGATTTCCGAGACCGCGATCATCGGCGCGGCGGTGGGCGCGGCGCTCGCGGGCCAGCGTCCGATCGCCGAGATCATGCTGATGAACTTCGTCGGCGTGTGCATGGACCAAATCGTCAACCACGCGGCCAAACTGCGCTTCATGTCGGGCGGGCAGACGCCGTGTCCGATCGTGATCCGCACCACCACCGGTGTCGGCGTGGGCTTCGGTGGCCAGCACTCGGACATGCTGGAGGCGTGGTTCGCGCATGTTGCGGGCATCCACACCGTTACGCCGAGCAACGCCGCCGATGCGCGCGGGCTTATGCGCTCGGCGATCGATGCCAACGACCCGGTGATCTTCATCGAGAACATCCTGTGCTACGGGCTCACCAGCGAGGATCCCGGCCCTGGATACCGCGTGCCGCTCGGCAAGGCGGCGGTGGCGAAGGAGGGCAGCGACCTCTCGATCATCACCTATGGCCGCACCGTGCTCGACGCGCTCGAAGTGGCGGGCGAGCTTGAGAAGGAGGGCATCAGCGTCGAGGTGATCGACCTGCGCACGATCGCGCCCTACGACGAGGAGACCGTGCTCAAATCGGTCCGCAAGACCGGCCGCGCGCTGACCCTGCACGAAGCGGTGCGCCCGTTCGGCACCGGCGCGGAGATCGCCGCGAATATCCAGGAAAAGTGCTGGGATGACCTCAAGGGCCCGGTGCGGCGGATCGGCGGGACGTTCTCGGCAGTGCCGTTCGCGAGCCATCTCGAGCAGGCGTGGATTCCGACCAAGGCCGAGATCGTCGAACAGATCAAGGCGAGTGTTGGCAGGGTTTAG
- a CDS encoding biotin/lipoyl-containing protein — MAEEIRIPKLGMSATEVTLSEWMFGDGETVAKGDIIYTAETDKTTVEIEAQASGTIRPTGEEGTKYKVGDVIGTIE, encoded by the coding sequence ATGGCTGAGGAAATCCGCATCCCCAAGCTCGGCATGAGCGCCACCGAAGTCACCCTGTCCGAATGGATGTTCGGTGACGGCGAGACGGTGGCAAAGGGCGACATCATCTACACCGCCGAAACCGACAAGACGACCGTCGAGATCGAAGCGCAGGCCAGCGGGACGATCCGCCCGACCGGCGAGGAAGGCACCAAGTACAAGGTCGGCGACGTGATTGGGACGATCGAGTAG
- a CDS encoding nuclear transport factor 2 family protein yields MASPREMLSAVYAAAGARDWEKVESLIHPDFVLYEAECLPFGGEWRGKDALQRCAAAMYGTWAEATVDIHDITGGDTWAVTVLTLTMTSKRTGETFSQTVNEAGTFEDGLLKELRIHYFDAAEVAEKA; encoded by the coding sequence ATGGCTAGTCCGCGCGAAATGCTGTCAGCCGTTTACGCGGCCGCCGGTGCGCGCGATTGGGAGAAAGTCGAAAGCCTGATCCACCCCGATTTCGTGCTTTACGAAGCCGAATGCCTGCCCTTCGGCGGCGAATGGCGCGGCAAGGACGCGCTGCAACGCTGCGCGGCGGCGATGTACGGCACCTGGGCCGAAGCCACAGTCGACATCCACGACATCACCGGCGGCGACACGTGGGCGGTCACGGTACTGACGCTGACCATGACGTCGAAGCGCACCGGCGAGACTTTCTCGCAAACGGTCAATGAAGCGGGCACCTTCGAGGACGGCCTGCTGAAAGAACTGCGCATCCACTATTTCGACGCGGCGGAGGTGGCGGAGAAGGCGTGA
- a CDS encoding SDR family NAD(P)-dependent oxidoreductase has protein sequence MTISVDLTGRTALITGASSGLGARFGRILAANGAKVTLGARRKDRLEELAAEIGDQAAAIEMDVMREADIVAGFDSAEAAFGTVDTVIANAGIDGAGMIADMPEEEIELTLAINLKGAILTAREGAKRMMASGVTKGRIVMIASITAFEPSPGLVAYSASKAGVVQAARSMAREWARHGICVNTISPGYIRTAINDAWFDTEPGKKQIARFPKRRLMAEEGLDGPLLFLCSDAAEYVTGADFVLDDGQTL, from the coding sequence ATGACCATCTCCGTCGACCTCACCGGGCGCACCGCGCTCATTACCGGCGCGTCCTCGGGCCTTGGCGCGCGGTTCGGGCGCATCCTTGCCGCAAACGGAGCGAAGGTGACGCTGGGTGCGCGGCGCAAGGACCGGCTCGAAGAGCTGGCAGCCGAGATCGGCGACCAGGCCGCCGCGATCGAAATGGACGTGATGCGCGAAGCCGACATCGTCGCCGGGTTCGACTCAGCCGAAGCGGCTTTCGGAACGGTCGACACCGTCATCGCCAATGCCGGGATCGATGGCGCGGGCATGATCGCCGACATGCCCGAGGAAGAGATCGAGCTCACGCTCGCGATCAACCTCAAGGGCGCGATCCTTACCGCGCGCGAGGGCGCGAAGCGGATGATGGCGTCGGGCGTGACGAAAGGGCGCATCGTGATGATCGCCTCGATCACCGCCTTCGAGCCCTCCCCCGGCCTCGTCGCCTACTCGGCCAGCAAGGCAGGCGTGGTACAGGCCGCGCGCAGCATGGCCCGCGAATGGGCGCGGCACGGCATCTGCGTGAACACCATCTCTCCCGGCTACATCCGCACCGCGATCAACGATGCATGGTTCGACACCGAACCCGGCAAGAAACAGATCGCTCGCTTCCCCAAGCGGCGGCTGATGGCGGAGGAAGGCCTCGACGGCCCGCTGCTGTTCCTGTGCTCGGACGCCGCGGAATATGTGACCGGCGCGGATTTCGTTCTGGATGACGGGCAGACGTTGTAG
- a CDS encoding SRPBCC family protein — protein sequence MNEIKDVAREADKADRCPGITYTDMLEGDTRTPPDYLFEETVADMPDDPIPVDPYISEEFARLERERVFPNVWLFAAREDEMPDPGDSVVFEIAGKSFLLIRQKDGGVKAFYNACLHRGRKLRTEGGNSIQLRCPFHGFTWRNDGSLKEIPCAWDFKHLDGKDMSLPEARVELWQGFVMITENADLPDFKTWLGPAASHYERYDFENRYTGMWIQKRIPANWKATAEAFMEAWHSVTTHPQLLPFLGDANTRYDHIGDHFNRAITPSGVLSPHMKGKDSNYVLEKMNEFSGGADADTNRRFAAGDSGDEFDPADPLSARKVLAEASRQGFAEQYGHDYSDASDSELLDNFTYNIFPNFAPWIGYLPTLTYRWLPGDTPDWCIMEIRLLFPTPKGEERPRAVALTYIPDDEPFAWAADVMGPQLANVFDQDMSNLPYVQEGMKAMRDGMMELGHYQDSRVRHFQTTLRKYIDGELPA from the coding sequence ATGAACGAGATCAAAGACGTCGCCCGCGAAGCAGACAAGGCGGATCGCTGCCCCGGCATTACCTATACCGACATGCTCGAAGGGGATACGCGCACGCCGCCCGATTACCTGTTCGAGGAAACCGTCGCGGACATGCCCGACGACCCGATCCCGGTCGATCCTTACATCAGCGAGGAATTCGCCCGGCTCGAACGCGAAAGGGTGTTCCCCAACGTCTGGCTGTTCGCCGCGCGCGAAGACGAAATGCCCGATCCGGGCGACAGCGTCGTGTTCGAGATCGCGGGAAAGAGCTTCCTGCTGATCCGGCAGAAGGACGGCGGCGTGAAGGCGTTCTACAATGCCTGCCTCCATCGCGGGCGCAAGCTGCGCACCGAAGGCGGCAACTCGATCCAGCTCAGGTGCCCGTTCCACGGCTTCACCTGGCGCAACGACGGCAGCCTCAAGGAAATTCCCTGCGCGTGGGATTTCAAGCATCTCGACGGCAAGGACATGAGCCTGCCCGAAGCGCGCGTCGAGCTGTGGCAGGGGTTCGTGATGATCACCGAAAACGCCGACCTGCCCGATTTCAAGACCTGGCTCGGCCCGGCGGCGTCGCATTACGAGCGCTACGATTTCGAGAACCGCTACACCGGGATGTGGATCCAGAAGAGGATTCCCGCCAACTGGAAAGCGACCGCCGAAGCGTTCATGGAAGCCTGGCATTCGGTCACCACGCACCCTCAGCTGCTGCCGTTCCTCGGCGACGCCAACACCCGCTACGATCACATCGGCGATCACTTCAACCGTGCGATCACGCCCTCGGGCGTCCTCAGCCCGCACATGAAGGGCAAGGATTCCAACTACGTGCTCGAGAAGATGAACGAGTTTTCGGGCGGCGCAGATGCCGACACCAACCGCCGCTTTGCCGCCGGAGACAGCGGCGACGAATTCGACCCCGCCGATCCGCTGAGCGCGCGCAAGGTGCTGGCCGAAGCGAGCCGGCAGGGCTTCGCCGAGCAGTACGGGCATGATTATTCAGACGCCTCGGACAGCGAACTGCTCGATAATTTCACCTACAACATCTTCCCAAATTTTGCGCCGTGGATCGGCTACCTGCCGACGCTGACCTATCGCTGGCTGCCCGGCGACACGCCCGACTGGTGCATCATGGAAATCCGCCTGCTGTTCCCCACGCCAAAGGGCGAGGAGCGCCCGCGCGCGGTCGCATTGACCTACATCCCCGACGATGAGCCGTTCGCGTGGGCGGCGGACGTGATGGGTCCGCAGCTTGCCAATGTGTTCGATCAGGACATGTCCAACCTGCCCTACGTCCAGGAGGGCATGAAGGCCATGCGCGACGGGATGATGGAGCTGGGCCACTACCAGGACAGCCGCGTTCGGCATTTCCAGACGACATTGCGGAAATATATCGACGGCGAGTTGCCGGCTTGA
- a CDS encoding VOC family protein, which translates to MAREQGIAGLGEVMQLAFVPEDFDAAVRHWTEVMGVGPFFLMEGIQLEGMKYRGEPTEAAFDLALAYWGDIQIELIRPRDAHPSIYSGEYADVGGGLHHVCILVDDIEQARRVCGEQGAEIVIEGALGDSKVIYVDPGRGPGSLVEILQQGEGGPGLFAMIKQAGEGWDGSEPLRSL; encoded by the coding sequence ATGGCGCGTGAGCAAGGGATTGCAGGTCTGGGCGAGGTGATGCAGCTCGCCTTCGTGCCGGAGGATTTCGACGCGGCGGTGAGGCACTGGACCGAGGTGATGGGCGTCGGGCCGTTCTTCCTGATGGAGGGCATCCAGCTCGAAGGGATGAAATACCGGGGCGAGCCGACCGAGGCGGCGTTCGACCTCGCTCTGGCCTATTGGGGCGATATCCAGATCGAGCTGATCCGCCCGCGCGACGCCCACCCCTCGATCTACTCGGGCGAATACGCCGATGTCGGAGGCGGGCTCCACCATGTCTGCATCCTTGTCGACGATATCGAGCAGGCGCGGCGCGTATGCGGCGAGCAGGGCGCGGAAATCGTCATCGAAGGCGCGCTGGGCGACAGCAAGGTGATCTATGTGGATCCGGGGCGCGGCCCCGGCAGCCTCGTCGAGATCCTCCAGCAGGGCGAAGGCGGCCCCGGCCTGTTCGCGATGATCAAGCAGGCGGGCGAGGGCTGGGACGGCTCGGAGCCGTTGCGGAGTCTTTGA
- a CDS encoding LuxR C-terminal-related transcriptional regulator — protein sequence MAANVIELRTPQGREHLEQLLESVTITCPEDIHDAAVALARVAQERGMQVAVCDDISSKEPMVDAEGTILNADIFRWLDDGARWWEDHRLALHSPLPRACRYESEPFWVNRHGFNTRWRNSYLEELDLADFEKRSLCKAAIVIPVHLPFGQISANSFISMDREKEDLSEEFIEYGSLFSQLTRRFVAGYVQAHRTKRRIPSDCVLSKREVECLRWAAIGKTDKEISMILERSHATIRYHIHRAGEKLDSVNRAQTIFKAGQLGYLGANS from the coding sequence ATGGCCGCCAACGTCATCGAACTGCGCACTCCGCAAGGCCGCGAGCATCTGGAGCAATTGCTCGAATCGGTCACCATTACGTGCCCCGAGGATATACACGACGCCGCGGTCGCCTTGGCGCGGGTGGCGCAGGAACGCGGAATGCAGGTCGCGGTGTGCGACGACATTTCGTCCAAGGAACCGATGGTCGATGCAGAGGGCACGATCCTCAACGCCGACATTTTCCGCTGGCTCGATGATGGTGCGCGCTGGTGGGAGGATCATCGCCTCGCGCTGCATTCGCCGCTGCCGCGCGCCTGCCGCTACGAAAGCGAGCCATTCTGGGTCAACCGGCACGGCTTCAACACCCGCTGGCGCAATTCCTACCTCGAAGAACTGGACCTCGCCGATTTCGAGAAACGCTCGCTGTGCAAGGCGGCGATCGTGATCCCGGTGCATCTGCCGTTCGGGCAAATCTCGGCCAACAGCTTCATCAGCATGGACCGCGAGAAAGAGGATTTGTCGGAAGAGTTTATCGAGTACGGATCGCTGTTCTCGCAGCTGACCCGGCGGTTTGTCGCGGGCTACGTGCAGGCGCATCGCACGAAGCGGCGGATTCCATCCGACTGCGTGCTGTCGAAACGCGAAGTCGAGTGCCTGCGCTGGGCAGCGATCGGCAAGACCGACAAGGAAATCAGCATGATCCTTGAACGCTCGCACGCCACGATCCGCTATCACATCCACCGCGCGGGGGAGAAGCTCGACAGCGTCAACCGCGCGCAGACGATCTTCAAGGCCGGGCAACTGGGCTATCTGGGGGCGAATAGTTAG